The Nocardia sp. NBC_01329 sequence GCGCGGAGCCGGCGTATCGACTCGGCACCGAGCCACGGCATATCGACCGGAACGACCACGGCGGCGCTTTCGCGCACCGCCGCCAGTCCGGCGATCAGCGAGGAACCCATCCCGGTCGCCCATCGCGGGTTGTGCACCACCGTCGCCCCGGGTACCCGCAGTTCGACCGCGCCGGTCACTACGATCACTCGGGCGCAGCCACCGTCGCGCAACAGCCGCACCGCGCGATCGACCAGCCGCTCGCCCTCGAAGAGAACGTCTGCCTTGGGTTTTCCGAAGCGTCGACCGGCGCCCGCGGCAAGCACCAGCCCCGCGGCCGCCGTCGGCGCGGTGCCGAGGTCCATGCCGAGATCGTCGTCGATTCTCAGTCCTCGGGCAGATCGATACCCAGCAGCGCCGCCTGGACCTGGTGCAGCCGGTCCACATCGCCGCGCAGGCCGGTCACGTTGTCCTGGTAGAGGAAGGCTTCGCCCAGCCGCACCATGGAATAGGCGAGCAGTGACCGTTCCAACTGGGGTGCGTAGCCGTCCTGTTCCTCGGCGCGGGTGATGAGCCGCTCCACCGCGACGAGGATGCGCGGCTGGACCGGGCCGTCGCTCGAGGTGAGTATGCGCAGGCCCGCCAGTGGTTCGTTCTCGAAGTACCGCCGGAACGGTTCGTTCCCGGCCATCCAGCGGTTGACCCGGTCGAGGACGCTGAGGATCCGGCGGGCACCGGATTCGCGCCGGCGGGCATCCGCGCGTTCGATGAGGGATTCGAACTCTCCGGCCAGTACGGCGCCCAGGACGCCGTCGCGGGAGCCGAACCAGCGGTAGATGGAAGCCCTGCTCAGTTTGAGCTGGGCGGCGATCGCCTGGACATCGACTCGTTCCCCGGCGAGGAAGGACTGCCGGGCCAGCGCTACTACTTCTTCACGGGTGGCCGAGGCCGGGCGGCCGGGTGGTCTGGACGTTCGGCTGACGGTGGTCACCACGTTATGGTACACACAATGATTCATGTATCTAAAATGGCCGAGAGCCCGGTCGTGGGCTATCGAGTGTAGGGCGGATCAGGCCGGTTGGGCCAGCGGGGACCGAGCCGACCATCGTCCGCCCTCCCTGGTGACGTGTACCGGATGGTCGAACGCCGCGGAAATGTATGTGGTGGTAATGGTTTCGGCGGCCGGCCCTGCGGCGACCGCGCGGCCGTCGGCGATGAGCAATGCGTGACCGGTCGTGGTGGGCAACTCCTCGAGATGGTGGGTCACCAGCACCGACGCGAGGTCGGGATAGGTCCGGTCCAGCGAATCGATCGTAAGCAGCAACTGTTCGCGCGCGGCCACATCCAGACCGGTGGTCGGTTCGTCGAGCAGTAGCAGGCGGGGTGCGGTGATCAGTGCGCGAGCGATGAGTGTGCGCCCGCGTTCACCCTGGGAGAGGGCGAACCAGTTCCGTTCGGACTTCGCGGCCATTCCCACGGCGTCGAGCGCGGCTGTCGCGGCGTCGATCTGATCGGCGCGCGGCGTCCAGCGCATCGGGAGGTCCACCGTTCCGGTGAGTCCGGTGAGCACCACGTCGCGGACCGGTAGCGGCGAGCGCAGCGGATGCCGGTGGTCGACATGCCCGATCGACCGCCGCAGTTTCTGCAACTCGACCCGGCCCAGCTGTTCGCCCAATACTCGGACGATACCGGTGGTCGGATGGGTGACGGCGCCGCAGAATCCCAGCAGGGTGCTCTTGCCGGCGCCGTTCGGGCCCAGCAGTGCCCAGTGCTCACCGGCCCGCACCGTCAGCGAGATACCGTCGATGATCTGGTTGCCGTCGCGCCGGAAGGTGACGTCGGTCAGTTCCAGAACGGGGGTGGTCACGAGAATGCCTCCTTGATGGCGTGCAGATGATCGCGGCTGAGTGCGGCCGCGGCGTGGGGATCGCGGGCGGCGATGGCGGCGGCGAGCTGTTCGTGCGCCGCATGGTCGGCGGGTGCCGACGGCAGCGGGCGGATATGCAACATATCGATCATGGCGATCCGCAGGCGGGGCAGGAAGGTATCGAAGAGTTGGATGAGTATGTCGTTGTGCGCGGCCACGATGACGGCCCGATGGAAGGCCATATCGGCATCGACGTGCTCGGGCACCGACAGTCCCGGCGCGGCCCGGCCGGCGAGGGTGCGTCGGATCGTCCGCAGATCGGCGGGGGTTCGGCGGTGTGCGGCCAGGGCGGCGGCCTCGGTCTCGATGGCCATCCGGGCCTCGACCACAGTGGCGATGCTCGCGCGCCGCACGACGATATCCCAGTCCGCGGTGCCGTCCAGGGCCGTGACGAAAACACCGGCGCCCTGACGGCTGCTCAGTACGCCGCGTCCCGCGAGTTCGCGAATGGCCTCCCGCAAGGTCGAACGTCCCACCCCGAGCTGGGCTGCGAGGGTGGTCTCGCCGGGCAGTCGGTGGCCCAGCTGCCATTCGCCGCCGCGGATGCGTGCCAGCAGTATTTCGGCCGTCTGTTCGGCCAGCGGCGATCGTCTCACCTGGGATAACAATTCAAAACCTCGCTACTTGTCTGAGGAGTCGTGTACAGTTTGCCATATGCCGCACCCGGAGCTTCTCCTCGACCGCCACGGCGGGGCCTGAACGATCGGCCGCCCCGCCGTGGGGTTGTCGTCGGCCGGTCACCGTCGCGGAGACGGCCGAACGCACAGGAAGTCCGGGAAACCCCATGACCACACAGATCCATCCCACCATCGATACTCCCATCGGGCCGGTCCCCGGTGACGCGCCGCGGTGGTACCGGCAGCGGCATTCCCAGCTGCCCTCACACCGGTATCGCGATATCCACGACCGGGTGGACGTGCCCGTCACCGAACGTCATTGGCCGCAGGCCCGGATCGACCGGGCACCGCTGTGGGTTCCGGTGGATCTGCGTGACGGCAACCAGGCCCTGGCCGAGCCGATGGACCCGGACCGCAAGATGCGGTTCTTCACCATGCTCGTCGCCATGGGCTACAAAGAGATCGAAGTCGGCTATCCCTCGGCGTCCAAGGCGGATTTCGACTTCGTCCGGATGCTGGCCGATACCGGTTCGGTCCCAGCGGATGTGACCCCGGTGGTGTTCACCCCCGCCCGGCGCGATCTGATCGCTCGCACGGTCGATTCGGTACGCGGGATGGACAACGAGGTGGTGATCCACCTGTACACCGCGACCGCGCCCATGTGGCGCGACACCGTGCTGGGCAAGGACGCCGCGGCCGTCCGTGAGCTGATCCTGGCCGGTGCCCGCGATGTACTCGAATTCGCCACGGACCTGCCCCGGGTGCGATTCCAGTTCTCCCCGGAGGTGTTCAACCAGACCGAGCCCGGGTATGTGCTCGAGATCTGCGACAGCGTCACCGAGTTGTGGCAGGCCACGCCGCAGCGGCCGGTGACGCTGAATCTGCCGGC is a genomic window containing:
- a CDS encoding nucleotidyltransferase family protein, giving the protein MDLGTAPTAAAGLVLAAGAGRRFGKPKADVLFEGERLVDRAVRLLRDGGCARVIVVTGAVELRVPGATVVHNPRWATGMGSSLIAGLAAVRESAAVVVPVDMPWLGAESIRRLRACGSRLAIATYDGRPGHPVLLGAEHFPAVAASAVGDIGARKFLAANPELVQRVPCDGTGSPEDVDTPQDLIR
- a CDS encoding ABC transporter ATP-binding protein, with protein sequence MTTPVLELTDVTFRRDGNQIIDGISLTVRAGEHWALLGPNGAGKSTLLGFCGAVTHPTTGIVRVLGEQLGRVELQKLRRSIGHVDHRHPLRSPLPVRDVVLTGLTGTVDLPMRWTPRADQIDAATAALDAVGMAAKSERNWFALSQGERGRTLIARALITAPRLLLLDEPTTGLDVAAREQLLLTIDSLDRTYPDLASVLVTHHLEELPTTTGHALLIADGRAVAAGPAAETITTTYISAAFDHPVHVTREGGRWSARSPLAQPA
- a CDS encoding FadR/GntR family transcriptional regulator — translated: MLSQVRRSPLAEQTAEILLARIRGGEWQLGHRLPGETTLAAQLGVGRSTLREAIRELAGRGVLSSRQGAGVFVTALDGTADWDIVVRRASIATVVEARMAIETEAAALAAHRRTPADLRTIRRTLAGRAAPGLSVPEHVDADMAFHRAVIVAAHNDILIQLFDTFLPRLRIAMIDMLHIRPLPSAPADHAAHEQLAAAIAARDPHAAAALSRDHLHAIKEAFS
- a CDS encoding QsdR family transcriptional regulator, with amino-acid sequence MTTVSRTSRPPGRPASATREEVVALARQSFLAGERVDVQAIAAQLKLSRASIYRWFGSRDGVLGAVLAGEFESLIERADARRRESGARRILSVLDRVNRWMAGNEPFRRYFENEPLAGLRILTSSDGPVQPRILVAVERLITRAEEQDGYAPQLERSLLAYSMVRLGEAFLYQDNVTGLRGDVDRLHQVQAALLGIDLPED